In the Microcaecilia unicolor chromosome 10, aMicUni1.1, whole genome shotgun sequence genome, one interval contains:
- the LRRN3 gene encoding leucine-rich repeat neuronal protein 3, which produces MKDMSLKIIFLLGLNTISFVYMKDEKADCPRLCTCEIRPWFTPRSIYMEAPTVDCNDLGLSNFPTRLPADTQVLLLQTNNIEKIAYLVDFPVNLTGLDLSQNNLSSMTNTDLNKMFHLLSVYLEENKIAELPEGFFSGLKNLQELYINHNLLSTIAPGAFTGLHNLLRLHLNSNRLQTINSKWFEAIPNLEILMIGENPIIRIEDMNFKPLINLRSLLLAGINLTEIPDHAFVGLENLESISFYDNKFVKVPHTALQKVINLKFLDLNKNPINRIRRGDFSNMLHLKELGINNMPELVSIDSLAIDNLPDLRKIEATNNPRLSYINPNAFYRLPKLESLMLNSNALSAIYRNTIDLLPNLKEISIHSNPIRCDCVIRWINMNKTHIRFMELDSLFCVDPPEFQGQNVRQVHFREMMEICLPLIAPESFPANLNLKAGSSISLHCRATAEPEPEIYWITPLGQKLLPNVISDHFYVHSEGTLEINDIGLREAGLYTCTASNLVGVDLKTVLIKVDGTLPRESNGSLNINVKDVQSNSVLVSWKTSSKTIKANVKWTAFVTNEHTEVAHSARIPSDVKVYNLTHLSPSTHYKICVDIPNVDQQNEKQCVNVTTKKLDFSVKDNEKINTTALIIILGGLFGVITVALFFSYVPIELGNNTSCNYLKNDLQKPPFAFNNLYPPLSNLWNTGKQESTALEVKATVIGIPSNIS; this is translated from the coding sequence ATGAAGGACATGTCACTTAAAATCATTTTTCTACTTGGTCTAAATACTATTTCATTTGTATACATGAAAGATGAAAAAGCTGACTGCCCTCGGTTATGTACATGTGAAATAAGACCTTGGTTCACACCAAGATCAATTTATATGGAAGCTCCTACAGTGGATTGTAATGATCTAGGTCTTTCTAATTTTCCAACCAGATTACCTGCTGATACACAGGTTCTACTTCTGCAAACTAACAATATTGAAAAAATTGCGTATTTGGTAGATTTTCCAGTAAACCTCACGGGGCTGGACTTATCTCAAAACAATTTGTCCTCAATGACCAATACTGATCTTAACAAAATGTTTCACCTTCTTTCTGTGTATCTTGAGGAAAACAAAATTGCTGAGCtacctgaaggatttttttctGGGCTGAAAAATTTACAAGAACTCTACATTAATCACAACTTGCTATCTACAATTGCACCAGGAGCTTTTACAGGCCTTCATAACCTTCTCAGACTTCACCTTAATTCAAACAGATTGCAAACAATCAACAGTAAATGGTTTGAAGCTATTCCGAACCTAGAAATTCTCATGATTGGGGAAAATCCTATCATCAGAATTGAAGATATGAACTTTAAACCTTTGATAAATCTGCGCAGTCTGCTTTTAGCAGGAATAAACCTCACGGAAATACCTGATCATGCATTTGTTGGCCTTGAAAATTTAGAAAGTATAtctttttatgacaataaatttGTTAAAGTTCCACATACTGCACTTCAGAAGGTGATAAATCTGAAATTTTTGGATCTAAATAAAAACCCTATAAACAGAATACGAAGGGGTGATTTTAGCAATATGCTACACTTAAAGGAGCTGGGAATTAATAATATGCCTGAGCTGGTTTCTATTGACAGTCTTGCTATTGACAATTTGCCAGACCTGAGAAAAATAGAAGCAACCAACAATCCAAGATTATCATATATTAATCCAAATGCATTTTATAGACTTCCTAAACTGGAGTCACTCATGCTCAACAGTAATGCACTTAGTGCCATATACCGGAATACAATAGACTTGTTGCCGAACCTGAAGGAAATAAGTATACACAGCAATCCAATCAGGTGTGATTGCGTCATTCGTTGGATTAACATGAATAAAACCCATATACGTTTTATGGAGCTTGATTCTCTGTTTTGTGTGGATCCTCCTGAATTTCAAGGGCAGAACGTTAGACAGGTGCACTTTAGAGAAATGATGGAAATTTGTCTTCCATTGATAGCCCCCGAAAGCTTTCCCGCCAATCTGAATTTAAAAGCTGGTAGTTCAATTTCATTACACTGCAGAGCAACAGCGGAGCCAGAACCAGAAATCTACTGGATAACCCCATTAGGTCAGAAACTTCTGCCAAACGTTATTTCAGACCATTTTTATGTCCACTCTGAAGGAACTTTAGAGATAAATGATATAGGCCTGAGGGAAGCAGGCTTGTATACTTGCACAGCAAGTAACCTAGTAGGAGTAGACCTAAAAACGGTTTTGATAAAAGTGGATGGTACTTTGCCACGTGAGAGCAATGGATCGTTAAATATTAACGTTAAAGATGTCCAGTCTAATTCAGTGCTGGTATCATGGAAAACAAGTTCTAAGACAATAAAAGCCAATGTAAAATGGACTGCCTTTGTAACTAATGAACACACTGAAGTGGCTCACAGTGCTCGGATCCCATCTGATGTTAAGGTATATAATCTAACTCATCTCAGTCCATCAACTCATTACAAAATTTGTGTAGATATTCCTAATGTCGACCAACAGAATGAAAAACAGTGTGTTAACGTCACCACTAAAAAACTGGACTTTTCAGTGAAAGATAATGAAAAGATCAATACTACCGCATTGATTATTATTCTTGGTGGTCTCTTTGGAGTAATCACAGTGGCACTTTTTTTCAGTTACGTGCCAATTGA